Proteins found in one Bordetella genomosp. 11 genomic segment:
- a CDS encoding Bug family tripartite tricarboxylate transporter substrate binding protein has product MKTWLRTAAALCLGALCTAPQAAGAQNFPDHAVRIVVPFPPGGTTDILARMLGNALGAEWKQPVVIENKPGASGTIFSEQLARTPADGYTLMVTATHHVINPALYKNLRYDSRTDFTPIAQVAAVPNVLVVNAEFAERNRIDTAADLVAYARANPGKVNFGSAGTGGANHLSGELFKSMTGVKMVHIPYKGAAPALNDLLGGQIPVMFDSVPGVLQHIKAGKLRALGVTSLTRSPALPDVPTLDEAGIKGFEATAWFGLYAPGHMDPKLAARLSQDVLAALRSPSIQEQFAQQGAVPGTMTQPQFARFVDTEMDKWAKVIDDAHITIQ; this is encoded by the coding sequence ATGAAGACATGGTTGCGAACCGCGGCTGCCCTATGCCTGGGCGCCCTGTGCACGGCGCCCCAGGCAGCGGGCGCGCAGAACTTCCCCGATCACGCCGTGCGCATCGTCGTACCCTTCCCGCCCGGCGGCACCACGGACATCCTGGCACGCATGCTGGGCAACGCGCTGGGCGCGGAATGGAAACAGCCGGTGGTGATCGAGAACAAGCCGGGCGCCAGCGGCACCATCTTCTCCGAACAGCTGGCCCGCACGCCGGCCGACGGCTATACCCTGATGGTGACGGCCACGCATCACGTCATCAATCCGGCGCTGTACAAGAACCTGCGCTACGACAGCAGAACCGACTTCACTCCCATCGCGCAGGTGGCGGCCGTGCCCAACGTGCTGGTGGTCAACGCCGAATTCGCCGAACGCAACCGCATCGACACCGCGGCGGACCTGGTCGCCTATGCCAGGGCCAATCCGGGCAAAGTCAATTTCGGGTCGGCGGGCACGGGTGGCGCCAACCATCTGTCCGGCGAACTGTTCAAGTCGATGACGGGCGTGAAGATGGTGCATATCCCTTACAAGGGCGCGGCCCCCGCGTTGAACGACCTGCTGGGCGGACAGATTCCCGTCATGTTCGATTCGGTGCCGGGCGTGCTGCAACACATCAAGGCTGGCAAGCTGCGCGCGCTGGGCGTGACCTCGCTGACGCGTTCGCCGGCGCTGCCGGACGTGCCGACGCTGGACGAAGCCGGCATCAAGGGGTTCGAGGCCACCGCCTGGTTCGGGCTCTACGCGCCCGGGCATATGGATCCCAAGCTCGCCGCCAGGCTGTCGCAGGATGTACTGGCCGCGCTGCGCTCGCCATCCATCCAGGAACAGTTCGCGCAGCAGGGCGCCGTGCCCGGCACCATGACGCAGCCGCAGTTCGCGCGCTTCGTCGACACGGAAATGGACAAGTGGGCCAAGGTCATCGACGACGCCCACATCACTATCCAATAG
- a CDS encoding MaoC family dehydratase — protein sequence MTPHAFDTLAPGHKIDGAPFSPTRESIREFCEASLDFNPLHWDDNYMQGNFGKTNFGGIIMHGMNNFGVITRMLTDWLYERGGVQRRLETRWKAPVKPGDTITPHAVVTATRKTEKSRWATLDVQVLNQRGETIAVGEAMVEFPH from the coding sequence ATGACCCCCCATGCTTTCGACACGCTCGCGCCCGGCCACAAGATCGATGGCGCTCCTTTTTCGCCGACGCGCGAATCCATCCGCGAATTCTGCGAAGCGTCCCTGGACTTCAATCCCCTGCACTGGGACGACAACTATATGCAGGGCAACTTCGGCAAGACCAATTTCGGCGGCATCATCATGCACGGCATGAACAACTTCGGCGTCATCACGCGCATGCTGACGGACTGGCTGTACGAACGGGGCGGCGTGCAGCGCCGCCTGGAAACGCGCTGGAAGGCGCCGGTCAAGCCGGGCGATACGATCACCCCCCACGCCGTGGTCACCGCCACGCGCAAGACGGAAAAAAGCCGCTGGGCGACGCTGGACGTGCAGGTATTGAACCAGCGCGGCGAAACCATCGCGGTCGGCGAAGCGATGGTCGAATTCCCCCATTAA
- a CDS encoding IclR family transcriptional regulator domain-containing protein, which translates to MATPESESFVRTFARGLRIIEAMGQGQARQTLADISAAVELPRTAVRRFLMTLIELSFVKTDGKHYWLTPKVLRLGLSYLYTLPFWRQSQLALEELGARIGQSCAVSVLDEEDIVYVQRLHTKRILPMSPSLGSRLPAHAVSMGRVLLAGLDDAALDAYLEAARLKKLTPATVVDRDRLRQAILLAREQGYAWVDSELDESIAGMAVPVRDQDGAIVAAINVSLTAGAYQEEAAVAEFLQPLRQTASQLRATMVGLR; encoded by the coding sequence ATGGCAACGCCGGAAAGCGAGTCGTTCGTGCGCACGTTTGCGCGCGGGTTAAGGATCATCGAAGCGATGGGGCAAGGGCAGGCGCGCCAGACGCTGGCCGATATCTCGGCGGCGGTGGAACTGCCGCGCACGGCGGTGCGCCGCTTCCTGATGACGCTGATCGAGCTGTCGTTCGTGAAGACCGACGGCAAGCATTACTGGCTGACGCCCAAGGTGCTGCGGCTGGGGTTGTCCTATCTGTACACGCTGCCTTTCTGGCGGCAGTCGCAGCTGGCGCTGGAAGAACTGGGCGCGCGCATCGGGCAATCGTGCGCGGTGTCGGTGCTGGACGAAGAAGACATCGTCTATGTGCAGCGCCTGCATACCAAGCGCATCCTGCCCATGAGCCCTTCGCTGGGCAGCCGTCTTCCGGCGCATGCGGTGTCCATGGGGCGTGTCCTGCTGGCCGGCCTGGACGATGCCGCGCTGGACGCTTACCTGGAAGCGGCCAGGCTGAAAAAGCTGACCCCCGCCACCGTGGTGGACCGCGATCGCTTGCGGCAGGCCATTCTGCTGGCGCGCGAGCAGGGCTATGCCTGGGTGGACAGCGAACTGGATGAATCCATCGCCGGGATGGCGGTGCCGGTGCGCGACCAGGACGGCGCGATCGTCGCGGCCATCAACGTCAGCCTGACCGCGGGCGCCTACCAGGAAGAAGCCGCGGTGGCGGAATTCCTGCAGCCCCTGCGGCAGACCGCGTCGCAGCTGCGCGCCACGATGGTGGGGTTGCGGTAG
- a CDS encoding Zn-ribbon domain-containing OB-fold protein yields the protein MHESPLATYRRHLSAGQLAYQYDPEARRAVFPPRVVAPLTGATELEWRISAGLGTVHAVTVVHPRDQAPYNVVLVDMDEGFRLMSRVEGDPARPPRIGMRVKARACLAPDGGDPHPVFDALEAA from the coding sequence ATGCATGAATCCCCCCTGGCGACCTACCGTCGCCATCTATCGGCGGGCCAGCTCGCCTATCAATACGACCCGGAGGCGCGCCGCGCCGTCTTCCCGCCGCGCGTCGTGGCCCCGCTGACCGGCGCCACGGAACTGGAATGGCGCATCAGCGCGGGACTGGGCACGGTGCACGCCGTCACGGTCGTGCATCCGCGCGACCAGGCCCCGTACAACGTGGTTCTGGTGGACATGGACGAAGGCTTTCGCCTGATGAGCCGGGTCGAGGGCGATCCCGCGCGGCCGCCGCGCATCGGCATGCGGGTCAAGGCGCGCGCCTGCCTCGCGCCGGACGGTGGCGATCCCCATCCCGTATTCGACGCCCTGGAGGCCGCATGA
- a CDS encoding GTP-binding protein, translated as MDRPTPVDLIVLSGFLGSGKTTLLVDFLRRADAGDTGVIVNEVGEIGVDGAIVADGGGGVPMTLLANGCVCCSLRSGLVDTVNALLNAPRPDGRPLARIILETSGLSRPGPIIASLADPELASHHLRLSVVTAYDCARGPLGDEQFEEAAAQFAAAQRIVLTKTDLAVHATEVESAGAAITGSAHGGRAAEQSADHPAAGDPAAALALHARRARALNPLAEIVAESDRAVAVERAFAPLPGASAVDMALGALSAAGAAATARAHAGSLRHPRIHVWRGTVRQPMAWSAFAAWLDDLAGLCGDRLLRLKALLRVTDCAEPVLIQSVGTTFGMPRRMASLSPREDVLIVITRDLDAAALRDLPSASPVVLEACA; from the coding sequence ATGGACCGCCCCACGCCCGTTGACCTGATCGTGCTGTCCGGCTTCCTGGGCAGCGGCAAGACCACGCTGCTGGTGGATTTCCTGCGGCGCGCGGATGCCGGCGACACCGGGGTGATCGTCAACGAGGTGGGCGAGATCGGCGTGGACGGCGCCATCGTGGCCGATGGCGGCGGCGGAGTGCCCATGACCCTGCTGGCCAACGGCTGCGTCTGCTGCTCGCTGCGCAGCGGCCTGGTGGATACGGTGAACGCGCTGCTGAACGCGCCGCGTCCCGACGGCAGGCCGCTCGCGCGCATCATTCTGGAGACCAGCGGTTTGTCGCGGCCCGGGCCCATCATCGCCTCGCTGGCCGATCCGGAACTGGCCTCGCATCACCTGCGGTTGTCCGTCGTGACCGCCTACGACTGCGCGCGCGGTCCGCTGGGCGACGAACAGTTCGAGGAAGCCGCCGCGCAGTTCGCGGCCGCGCAGCGCATCGTGTTGACGAAGACGGATCTGGCGGTGCACGCGACCGAGGTGGAGTCGGCCGGGGCCGCGATCACCGGTTCGGCGCACGGCGGACGCGCGGCGGAACAAAGCGCTGACCACCCCGCCGCCGGCGACCCGGCCGCGGCCCTGGCGCTGCACGCGCGGCGCGCCCGCGCCCTGAATCCGCTGGCCGAGATCGTTGCCGAAAGCGATCGCGCCGTGGCGGTCGAGCGCGCCTTCGCGCCCTTGCCGGGCGCGTCGGCCGTGGACATGGCGCTGGGCGCGCTGTCGGCTGCCGGGGCGGCCGCCACCGCGCGCGCCCACGCAGGATCGCTGCGCCATCCACGCATCCACGTATGGCGCGGCACGGTGCGCCAGCCCATGGCATGGTCGGCATTCGCCGCCTGGCTGGACGACCTGGCGGGACTGTGCGGCGACCGGCTGCTGCGGTTGAAGGCCTTGCTGCGCGTCACGGACTGCGCCGAGCCGGTCCTGATCCAGAGCGTGGGTACCACCTTTGGCATGCCCCGCCGCATGGCTTCCCTGTCGCCGCGCGAGGACGTGCTGATCGTCATCACGCGCGACCTCGATGCCGCGGCGCTGCGCGACCTGCCGTCCGCCTCGCCCGTCGTGCTGGAGGCCTGTGCGTGA
- a CDS encoding CaiB/BaiF CoA transferase family protein: MTATTADKAPVRGALSHIRVLDLSRILAGPWCTQNLADLGADVIKVERPGTGDDTRAWGPPWIRDGAGQDTRDSTYYAAANRGKKSVTLDISTPQGQRIARELAAHSDVVIENYKIGDLKRYGLDYDSLRAVNPRLVYCSITGYGQDGPSASKPGYDFVFQAIGGLMSITGERDDLPGGGPQKAGIAIADVITGMYATIAILAALNHREVSGRGQYIDMALLDCIVALGGNQVTGYFANGKAPRRYGNAHASLVPYQVFTVADGEIVVAVGNDDQWQRYCAAIERPDLAADPRWHKVTGRIQGRDTLVPMLARAMLERPAADWLQRLEAHGVPCGRINDYEQVFQDPQVMHRGLRVDIPRPAGAGIDGMVSTIASPLRLRDTPPRYDLPPPRLGDSTDAVLADVLGYSAERIAELRGQRIV; this comes from the coding sequence ATGACCGCAACAACCGCAGACAAGGCGCCGGTGCGCGGCGCGCTCTCGCACATCCGGGTCCTGGACCTGTCGCGCATCCTGGCCGGCCCCTGGTGCACGCAAAACCTGGCCGACCTGGGCGCCGACGTCATCAAGGTCGAGCGCCCGGGCACCGGCGACGACACGCGTGCCTGGGGCCCGCCCTGGATACGCGACGGCGCCGGCCAGGACACGAGAGACTCCACCTACTACGCGGCCGCCAACCGCGGCAAGAAATCCGTCACGCTGGATATCTCCACGCCGCAGGGCCAGCGCATCGCGCGCGAACTGGCGGCGCACAGCGATGTGGTCATCGAGAACTACAAGATCGGCGACCTCAAGCGCTACGGGCTGGACTACGACAGCCTGCGGGCCGTCAATCCGCGCCTGGTGTATTGCTCCATCACCGGCTACGGCCAGGACGGGCCCAGCGCCAGCAAGCCGGGTTACGACTTCGTCTTCCAGGCCATCGGCGGGCTGATGAGCATCACCGGCGAACGCGACGACCTGCCCGGCGGCGGGCCGCAGAAGGCCGGCATCGCGATCGCCGACGTCATCACGGGCATGTACGCCACCATCGCCATCCTGGCGGCGCTGAACCACCGCGAGGTCTCGGGCCGGGGACAGTACATCGACATGGCGCTGCTCGATTGCATCGTCGCGCTCGGCGGCAACCAGGTCACCGGCTATTTCGCCAACGGCAAGGCGCCCCGGCGCTACGGCAATGCGCACGCCAGCCTGGTCCCCTACCAGGTATTCACCGTGGCCGACGGCGAAATCGTCGTCGCGGTGGGCAACGACGACCAATGGCAGCGCTACTGCGCGGCCATCGAACGGCCCGACCTGGCGGCCGATCCGCGCTGGCACAAGGTCACCGGCCGCATCCAGGGCCGCGACACGCTGGTCCCGATGCTCGCGCGCGCCATGCTGGAGCGTCCGGCGGCGGACTGGCTGCAGCGCCTGGAGGCGCACGGCGTACCCTGCGGCCGCATCAACGACTACGAACAGGTCTTCCAGGATCCGCAAGTCATGCATCGCGGACTGCGCGTGGACATCCCACGCCCCGCCGGCGCCGGCATCGATGGCATGGTGTCGACCATCGCAAGCCCGCTGCGGCTGCGCGATACGCCGCCCCGCTACGACCTGCCGCCGCCGCGCCTGGGCGACAGCACGGATGCGGTGCTCGCCGATGTGCTGGGCTACAGCGCCGAACGCATCGCCGAACTGCGCGGGCAGCGCATCGTCTGA
- a CDS encoding MaoC family dehydratase → MTQTTFETDFWKDDKARKIWDDIVPGEPRKTIPYTLTLEAIQKYCRVVGDTHPLYFDEAYARESPYKGLIAPPAIHILLMFACTPTDDWMRSPGTVNAGQSWSYNIPARPGDVIRLEARALDKFIRKDRLFVVHDNVFFNQNNEVICSGRGWTIRPM, encoded by the coding sequence ATGACACAAACCACATTCGAGACAGACTTCTGGAAAGACGACAAGGCGCGCAAGATCTGGGACGACATCGTCCCCGGCGAACCGCGCAAAACCATCCCCTACACCCTGACGCTGGAAGCCATCCAGAAGTACTGCCGGGTCGTGGGCGACACCCATCCCCTGTACTTCGACGAAGCCTATGCGCGCGAATCCCCGTACAAAGGGTTGATCGCGCCGCCCGCCATCCACATCCTGCTGATGTTCGCCTGCACCCCCACGGACGACTGGATGCGCAGCCCCGGCACCGTCAATGCCGGCCAGTCCTGGAGCTACAACATCCCCGCGCGCCCGGGCGACGTCATCCGCCTGGAAGCGCGCGCGCTGGACAAGTTCATCCGCAAGGACCGCCTGTTCGTCGTCCATGACAACGTCTTCTTCAACCAGAACAACGAAGTGATTTGCTCCGGCCGCGGCTGGACCATCCGCCCCATGTAA
- a CDS encoding acetyl-CoA acetyltransferase gives MNAIASRPATPGPAIAGGASAPLKRGAVAIVGAAESDLGKVAPGLGPIDLMAQAVTRALDDCGLALRDVDGVFATTSQSRMPTLALCEYLGIQPRHHDATNMGGASFMTMVARAQAAIEAGLCEVAVIAYGSTQRSMGRANVAAPDINPHEAPYRPLYTASSYALAASRHMHEYGTTRRQLAEIAVAARQWALRNPAAWEKKPLAIEDVLASPMISEPLTLRDCCLVTDGGGALVVTSAARARDLRRPPAYVLGVGEAIGHYSISAMPDLTTTAAARSGALAYRMAGLSAREMDVAQLYDAFTITTLLFLEDLGFCPKGEGGRFVEDGRIAPGGELPVNTSGGGLSYCHPGMYGIFALIEAVRQLRGECGERQVPACNTALAHGNGGTLSSQSTVILGNAQAL, from the coding sequence ATGAACGCCATCGCAAGCCGGCCCGCGACACCGGGGCCGGCGATCGCCGGCGGCGCATCCGCGCCGCTGAAACGCGGTGCCGTCGCCATCGTGGGCGCGGCCGAATCCGACCTGGGCAAGGTCGCGCCTGGCCTCGGCCCCATCGACCTCATGGCCCAGGCCGTGACACGCGCGCTGGACGATTGCGGGCTGGCGCTGCGCGACGTCGACGGCGTCTTCGCCACCACATCGCAAAGCCGCATGCCCACGCTGGCGCTATGCGAATACCTGGGCATCCAGCCGCGCCATCACGATGCCACGAACATGGGCGGCGCCTCTTTCATGACCATGGTCGCGCGCGCCCAGGCCGCCATCGAAGCGGGCCTGTGCGAAGTCGCGGTCATCGCCTACGGCAGCACCCAGCGCAGCATGGGACGCGCCAATGTCGCGGCGCCGGATATCAATCCCCACGAAGCGCCCTACCGTCCGCTGTACACGGCCAGCTCCTACGCGCTGGCCGCCTCGCGCCACATGCACGAGTACGGCACCACGCGGCGGCAGCTGGCGGAAATCGCCGTGGCCGCCCGGCAATGGGCCTTGCGCAACCCGGCGGCATGGGAGAAAAAACCGCTGGCCATCGAAGACGTACTGGCCTCGCCCATGATCAGCGAACCGCTGACCTTGCGCGATTGCTGCCTGGTCACCGACGGCGGCGGCGCGCTGGTCGTCACCAGCGCCGCGCGTGCGCGCGACCTGCGCCGTCCGCCGGCCTACGTGCTGGGCGTGGGCGAAGCGATCGGACATTATTCGATATCGGCCATGCCGGACCTGACGACCACCGCCGCCGCGCGATCCGGTGCCCTGGCCTACCGCATGGCCGGCCTGTCCGCCCGGGAAATGGATGTGGCGCAGCTGTACGACGCCTTCACCATTACGACGCTGCTGTTCCTGGAGGACCTGGGTTTCTGCCCCAAGGGCGAAGGCGGCCGCTTCGTGGAAGACGGCCGCATCGCGCCGGGCGGCGAGCTGCCGGTCAATACCAGCGGCGGCGGCCTGTCCTATTGCCATCCGGGGATGTACGGCATCTTCGCGCTGATCGAAGCGGTCCGCCAGCTGCGCGGCGAATGCGGCGAGCGCCAGGTGCCCGCTTGCAACACCGCGCTGGCCCACGGCAACGGCGGCACGCTATCCAGCCAGAGCACCGTCATCCTGGGGAATGCGCAGGCGCTCTGA
- a CDS encoding XRE family transcriptional regulator, translating into MANKYSILRETMSPESRARAKAKADAMLAEMPLHELRQARGLSQKMLAELLHVQQPSIAKLEKRTDMYISTLRSHIEAMGGQLEVIARFPDGSVRISNFAELDENVAA; encoded by the coding sequence ATGGCTAATAAATATTCGATCCTACGGGAAACGATGTCCCCGGAATCGCGGGCACGTGCGAAGGCCAAGGCGGATGCGATGTTGGCGGAAATGCCTTTGCACGAACTGCGTCAGGCGCGCGGCTTATCACAGAAGATGCTCGCCGAATTGCTTCATGTCCAACAGCCATCCATCGCGAAGCTCGAAAAACGCACCGATATGTATATCTCTACGCTGCGCAGCCATATCGAGGCCATGGGCGGACAGCTTGAGGTCATCGCGCGCTTCCCGGACGGCTCGGTAAGGATTAGCAACTTCGCGGAGCTCGATGAAAACGTCGCGGCATGA
- a CDS encoding ABC transporter substrate-binding protein — protein MNHENPRRRRFLKSAGGLALAPALPLLPGLARAAGKEVVVGTWGGDYQNLLQQYISPLVAKQDIGVVFDTGNAVPRLTKLRSERNSRRGSMDVALLGEVDMYDGSHSGALAPIQEHQAAMPNLANVYDQFKTPYSIPHIFSAMTLVYNTEHFSSPPDSVQVMLDPKYKGRVGFSDILYLYNGLFVGAGQSGGRFESFEPGKKFLQELVKNKPRVYPSNEAVATAFKSGEIWMACMWKARALQWRDAGLPLGFVIPKEGTIPVTFEGAVPKNARNPDAAWAYMNALLEPEGQVHFARAMGYAPTVHNAPLPPDLQQRVGFTDAELKRVYPYDLDKLVTAKAEFLDYWTKSFKGAL, from the coding sequence ATGAACCATGAGAATCCGCGGCGCCGCCGCTTCCTGAAGTCCGCCGGCGGCCTGGCGCTGGCGCCCGCGCTGCCGCTGCTGCCGGGGTTGGCCCGCGCGGCGGGCAAGGAGGTGGTGGTGGGAACCTGGGGGGGCGATTACCAGAACCTGCTCCAGCAATACATATCGCCGCTGGTCGCCAAGCAGGATATCGGCGTGGTGTTCGATACCGGCAACGCGGTGCCGCGGCTGACCAAGCTGCGGTCCGAGCGCAATTCGCGGCGCGGCAGCATGGACGTGGCCTTGCTGGGCGAGGTCGATATGTACGATGGGTCGCATTCCGGCGCGCTGGCGCCGATCCAGGAGCACCAGGCCGCGATGCCCAACCTGGCAAACGTGTACGACCAGTTCAAGACCCCGTATTCCATCCCGCACATCTTCAGCGCGATGACGCTGGTCTACAACACCGAGCACTTTTCCTCGCCGCCGGATTCCGTGCAGGTCATGCTGGATCCGAAGTACAAGGGGCGGGTCGGCTTTTCGGACATCCTTTACCTGTACAACGGCTTGTTCGTCGGCGCCGGGCAGAGCGGCGGCCGCTTCGAAAGCTTCGAGCCGGGCAAGAAGTTCCTGCAGGAACTGGTGAAGAACAAGCCGCGCGTTTATCCGTCCAACGAGGCGGTGGCCACGGCGTTCAAATCCGGTGAAATCTGGATGGCCTGCATGTGGAAGGCGCGCGCGCTGCAGTGGCGGGATGCCGGCCTGCCGCTGGGTTTCGTGATCCCGAAGGAAGGCACGATACCGGTGACCTTCGAAGGCGCGGTCCCCAAGAACGCGCGCAATCCCGACGCGGCGTGGGCGTATATGAACGCCTTGCTGGAGCCGGAGGGCCAGGTGCATTTCGCGCGGGCGATGGGTTATGCGCCGACCGTCCATAACGCGCCGCTGCCGCCCGACCTGCAACAGCGGGTTGGTTTCACCGACGCGGAGTTGAAGCGCGTGTATCCCTATGACCTGGACAAGCTGGTGACCGCCAAGGCGGAGTTCCTGGACTACTGGACGAAGTCGTTCAAGGGCGCGTTGTAG
- a CDS encoding type II toxin-antitoxin system RelE/ParE family toxin yields the protein MPWAVEYTDQFGEWWSSLDEAERESLDASVELLIANGPLLGFPHSSGIKGSKHRHMRELRTQHAGRPFRTLYAFDPRRCAILLIGADKTGDDRWYETHIPVADRLYDEHLRQLIREGLIDG from the coding sequence ATGCCATGGGCAGTTGAATATACAGACCAATTCGGCGAATGGTGGTCTTCACTAGACGAGGCCGAGCGAGAATCGTTGGACGCGAGTGTCGAGTTGCTCATAGCGAACGGACCGTTATTGGGATTCCCGCACAGCAGTGGAATAAAGGGCTCTAAACATCGCCATATGCGAGAACTGCGAACCCAGCATGCAGGCCGTCCCTTTAGAACGCTGTACGCTTTCGATCCTAGACGATGCGCGATCCTGCTTATTGGGGCAGATAAGACTGGAGATGACCGGTGGTATGAAACCCATATCCCGGTTGCCGATCGCCTATACGATGAACATCTAAGGCAGCTAATTCGAGAAGGGCTTATCGATGGCTAA